A stretch of DNA from Tubulanus polymorphus chromosome 6, tnTubPoly1.2, whole genome shotgun sequence:
TAATGTATTCAGTACTAAATGAGAACAATCGCAATAAATCAAATGTGAATCGTCTTAATGTGCCTATACATGATCATACGTGATATAATATGCATTTGAGATGAAACAATACCTTGATTTCTAACGTACATGAATTAACATTGCATTGCTAAATCGTAATCATTTCGATATCAGGTTAAAAGATGACGGCGAGTTTTGAATTTACGAGCGATACGGCGACAGATGGGGCTACCACCGCCGGGGAACCGTCAAATATCGACCTCGCCACTATACAACACACGGAGAACTCCGAACTATCGTCTCACCCGGACGTCAACAAATCTCAGTCGGATGTCGATACGTCTTGCGGCATATTTTCGTTTAAACCGGCGTGTATGCAATCGTGGAACAACGGCAAAATGATTCTAGCCATGTTGTGCGTTTACGGAACGATTCAAGGTAAACAAACATAATAATTGCGGTGTAACTTCTTTTTTCTCTACCTAGCTCAAATCAGTTATCTTAACATATAATGATAACTCTAAAAATGTCATGTTTTTTGTTTCCTGAAGGATTTGCGTGTATTGGACTGATCGGTGTAAATATGGCGAGTTTAGAGCGACGTTTTGAACTGTCCAGTTACCAGACAGGATTGATAGCAAGTTCCTATGATATTACGTCAGGATTAGTGGTAGCCTTTGTCGCTTACTTCAGCAGATTAGGGAATATGCCTCGATGGGTTGGTTTCTCGGCCTGGATGCTGGGTATCGGGTCACTTATCACTGTATTACCTCACGTTTTTTCTGATCTATATCAACCCGGTCTGAGGGTCGCGGACACATGTCCCGGTAAGGCGATACTTGTTCAGTAGAACTAGTTTTGAACGTAATAAAAATTGATTCTCTCGATTACCACCTGAAATGACAATTGCCCACATTAATTTCCAAGTATtctaaaaatattcatatcaagTACTACGAAAATAGCCTCAGGCGATTAAACTATAGAATAATTTACATAGAAAATATTACACAGACACTACGTACATTATATAGAATATAGTTTAGagagatttttttcaaacaagaAATGACTAAGAATTTTTTTCGATGAACGATTTCAACACAGTGGAGTTGGTTTTCCCCAATCATCCTATTCCTATTATGTCCATGCCTAATAAGTAATTGCGAAATTAAGACATTAACGTTGATTTTACTAAACAATGATGTTTCATTAAAGTGATAATAGTATTTTTCCCGTTTACGTCGTGTTTCAGCGGGTCAATCAATCTGTATCTCCAACAGTAATCTCCAGAATTATATGTACGTATTCATATTGGGGCAGATATTTTTGGGTATCGGAGGAACGACGCTTTATACTACAGGTGTCATCTACTTGGACGAAAATGTTTCCACGAACACACTGCCGCTTTATTACGGTAATCATGAAATCCGGTTTCTTACATACATCACCGCatttatattttgtcattttacTCTACTGTTGATCAATCATGCGTGTTGTTCGTGTGTTTATAGGCATATTTGAAGCATTTACCGCTATTGGTCCGGCTTTAGGATTCATTGTCGGTGGTTTATTTCTAGACTTCTACGTAGATTTCGACAAAATCGACGCAAAAAGGTCGCCAGAAAAAATAAACACGTGAACGCATCATCAATTCTTGATGCAATGAATTCATATATAATATTATGTGCGGTATATTTTTTTGTCTGCATATTATAGTTTAGATATGACACCCGAAGATCCAAGGTGGGTTGGTGCTTGGTGGTTAGGATTTATACTGTGTACAGTAATGGCGTTTTTAAGTGGTATTACTTTCTTCTGCTTTGGTCGTGAATCGCCAAGTAAgggaaaattatttcaatcaaagaACGATTGAAAGTGCATCATCAATTTTCTAATTTGctcaattttgaattgaattcatttgatatttttttctatcttatataattttagaagcGAAGATTTATCGTGAAAATAGAATATCTCAGGTTCATCAAGATGGATCAGATGAAATTTTCGCATTAACGGATTTTGGTACGAATTTAAAAGATCTTCCAAAGGTATAACCGAGCTCGGAAGTATAGCAGtttatcattttctatttccccTACTTTTTCATAAAAGCTCTTATATCATTGTTCATTAAGGTTACTTGGATACTGCTGAAGAACCCGTCATTTATGCTGATTACACTTGGTTCGTCTGCACTGGGACTTCTGGTGTCTGGATTCGGCACATTCATTGCCAAATACATAGAAAATCAGCTTTACCAAACATCTTCACACGCCGCCCTTTTAGCAGGTTATTAGCAAAAATCGATGCCGTATGGCTTCCAATGATCAGTATAGGCCTCTAAACATCGCCGTGTTATTCACTTGGTTTCTATATTTGCTATTATTTGTCGCTAGGTGGCGTTTTAATCCCCGGGGCTGCTGGCGGTCTATTTATCGGTGGTTTGATAGTaaataagatgaaattgaaagtTCGGGGCATGGTGAAATTGAGCATATTGAGTTTGGTGTTCGCAATAGCCGCTAACGGAGTATTATTTGCGCGATGCGACGCTCCAAAAATGGCTGGCATCAACTCAGGATATAACAAGAGGTATGATGTCAAAAAGGAGCGTGAATTCGATAAGAAATTTCTCATTTTACTTGTTCCCGAAAATTGGACGATGAACTCATCTTCGACACTAACTCTATATTCAGATCATTAAACGGTGTATCACTTGCAGCTCCCTGTAATGAGGTCTGTAGATGTAGTACTGCCAGCAGAACTCCGGTCTGCGGCTCAGACGGTGTCGAATACTTTTCTGCCTGTCACGCTGGCTGTGTTAGCTCCGTAAATGTAAACGCCGATACTAAAGTAAGAATCCCAACTTACGCCAACGTAAGCCATTATTACAACACTAGGTTCCATATATTTCATAAGACATGGAAAATTCGTAATTTGAGAGATTTTCTATAGAATATTCTGTCCGGAAATTTACGTGAAATACATCTGATATTGTGTCGATATAATAGATATTTTGTTTGACAGTTATACACGAATTGTACATGTGTCGGAGATACTGTCAGCAGCAACGAGGAGTTATATCAGAATCGAACGTCTTCAGCTCGAGTTGGGTTGTGTGATACCGACTGTGGACACATTCTTCCCGTATTTCTCGTCTTTCTTATAGTCGTCGTATTTCTCATTCTACTGCCAGCGCCACCTGCCGTCAGCGCAACGCTAAGGTACGAGATTTTCTCACACTCATTCAAAAAAgcgatttttcattttcaaacggTTGACCACGCGCGATTAACGATAAAAATCATCGATTCTTACAGGTGTGTGCCGGACAACGCTAAATCATATGCTCTCGGTATCCAGTGGGTATTCATACGATTTCTAGGTAATTCTGATTTCTCTCAGCCACATTTTCACTTATCagattagatttataaacGATTCGTTATCCTATCCGAAAACCGAATTACGATCGCTTCTTTTCAAACCTGGTGCGCGTGCCAGAAAACGGTAAATTGCGTATTAAATAAAAGTCTGTCAGAATTTTCACAATATACGCCCATGCATTAATCAGGCCTCAGATCCCACGCAAAAACCAAATCGAAGATGAATATCATGTTTTTA
This window harbors:
- the LOC141907014 gene encoding solute carrier organic anion transporter family member 4A1-like — translated: MTASFEFTSDTATDGATTAGEPSNIDLATIQHTENSELSSHPDVNKSQSDVDTSCGIFSFKPACMQSWNNGKMILAMLCVYGTIQGFACIGLIGVNMASLERRFELSSYQTGLIASSYDITSGLVVAFVAYFSRLGNMPRWVGFSAWMLGIGSLITVLPHVFSDLYQPGLRVADTCPAGQSICISNSNLQNYMYVFILGQIFLGIGGTTLYTTGVIYLDENVSTNTLPLYYGIFEAFTAIGPALGFIVGGLFLDFYVDFDKIDAKSLDMTPEDPRWVGAWWLGFILCTVMAFLSGITFFCFGRESPKAKIYRENRISQVHQDGSDEIFALTDFGTNLKDLPKVTWILLKNPSFMLITLGSSALGLLVSGFGTFIAKYIENQLYQTSSHAALLAGGVLIPGAAGGLFIGGLIVNKMKLKVRGMVKLSILSLVFAIAANGVLFARCDAPKMAGINSGYNKRSLNGVSLAAPCNEVCRCSTASRTPVCGSDGVEYFSACHAGCVSSVNVNADTKLYTNCTCVGDTVSSNEELYQNRTSSARVGLCDTDCGHILPVFLVFLIVVVFLILLPAPPAVSATLRCVPDNAKSYALGIQWVFIRFLGSIPGPLLFGVVMDQSCLIWQEKCGETGSCWMYDNRMMSLCVFGLGVGLSSLGGILYALALFFYKPPKPDSVSEPSTSPSPDAISDTTTVISL